The region GCCTTTATGAATATGGAAGAACGTCTATGTAACTTACTAAGAAGTAAAGCGAAAATATACAATAGCCGCTTTATCAACAATACACATCAAGAATTAGCTGATGAACTAAACACTTCTAGAGTAGTGATCTCTAGAATACTAAAAACTTTAGAAAACGAAGGTATTATACAGCTCAATAGAAAATACATCGAGCTACTTAAGCCTTAAGTACAGATATGGATTATACAGGATTAATAGGTTATGCTCTAGCCTTACTTATCGGAATATCACTAGGCCTTATCGGTAGTGGTGGGTCTATACTCACCGTACCTATCCTCGTGTATATCATGAAGGTAGAACCATTCGTAGCTACAGCATACTCACTATTCATAGTAGGATCTACTTCCCTAGTAGGTGGGGTAAAAAACTATATAGACAAAAAAGTAGATCTAAAAACAGTATTGCTCTTCGGGATACCGTCTGTCATTACAGTATATATCACGAGAGCCTACTTACTACCACTCGTACCAGATGTAATATCTATTGGTAGTTGGAATATAGATAAGAATATAGCATTGATGATCTTATTTGCTTTGGTGATGTTCACTTCTGCTACTAAAATGATCAGACCTCGAAAAGGGATAGAAGTACAAGATAACAAACCTGCCTTATCAGGGCTAGTCTTACAAGGTATCCTTATCGGACTACTAGCTGGTACAGTAGGAGCTGGAGGTGGATTCTTAATCATACCTGCCTTAGTCTTATTTGCTAAGATGCCTA is a window of Myroides oncorhynchi DNA encoding:
- a CDS encoding sulfite exporter TauE/SafE family protein → MDYTGLIGYALALLIGISLGLIGSGGSILTVPILVYIMKVEPFVATAYSLFIVGSTSLVGGVKNYIDKKVDLKTVLLFGIPSVITVYITRAYLLPLVPDVISIGSWNIDKNIALMILFALVMFTSATKMIRPRKGIEVQDNKPALSGLVLQGILIGLLAGTVGAGGGFLIIPALVLFAKMPMRQAVGTSLCIIAIQSLIGFLGDLGHTTMDWAMLLTFSGISIIGIFIGIYLTKYVPDKNLKKSYGYFVLIMAIYILIKEVFL